Genomic window (Nitrosophilus kaiyonis):
TATCACTATCCACAATCGCCAAATACTACTTACTTAAATCTTGGCTCTCACTTATCCTTTTCATCTTATTCAAGCATCATCATAAAAATTTCCACTAATAACTTAATGACTAATGACTAATGACTTAATATCTAACAGTATGCTTTAAACATACTCTTCTCCACTTCCATAATCAATAACACCTTTATTGATTAGTGCTTTAATCTCTTCGATAATTTTCTTTTGAGCCTTTTCTACATCACTTTTTTTCATAGGCCCAAGCACTTCCATATCTTCTACAAACATCTCAGCAGCACGTTTTGACATATTTGCTAAAAATTTATTAAGTATCTCTTCTGAAGCACCTTTAAGTGCAACAAGAAGTTCATTTTTATCAACATTTTTAAGAATCTCAATAATAGCTTTATTATCAAGTTTAACAATATCTTCAAATTTAAACATTCTCTCTTCAATATTTGTAGCAAGAATTTCATTCTCTTTTTTAATATCATCCAATATCTCTTGTTGTGTCTCTTTTGGTAGAGCATTTACAATTTCAGCTGCAACATCAATACCGCTTAATGTTTCTTCTTTACCAGCCCCCATTGATGCAAGTTCCTCTTCTAAAGTGTGAGCAACAACTTTTAGCGTCTGATTTGAAATTTTCTCGATTGAGGCAATTCTTTGAATTACCTCTTCTTGAACATTTGTCACACCTGCTCTTTTTGGAATATATTGTAAAATTTCTGCTGCTTTTGAAGGATTTATCTGAGAAAGTATTAAAGCAATAACCTGAGGATGCTCATCTTTTATAATACCAGCTACTGCTTTTGCATCCATTTTTTCCAACTCTTTAAATATCTGTTTTCCCTCTTCTGAACTAAAAGTCTCTTCAAGAAGCTTTTCTAACTTATCTGGAGGCAAAGCCTGCTGTAAAATACTTTTTAAATGTTCAGGTGCCAATTTTACAGGAGATATTTCTCTCAAAAAATTATAAGCATCATCTAAGACCGATTTTAGTTGCTCTTTAGTCGGTGTTTCCACAGTTAAAAAAGCTTTTACTAGTCTTTCAATTTCATGCTCTTTTAAATTTTTGAAAATTTTTACGCTTTTTTCTTCTGGGAGTGCAGAAAGAAAAATTGCAGCTTTTTGAATTCCTTTTAGACTACTTTTTTTCTCTTCCAAATCTATTCCTTATTTTCCAATAATTTTTTTGCTATTTCAATATATCTATTTATAATAATTTTTGCAATACTCTTATTTGAATCTACTATTTTACCTCTAATTATTGTATGGTCACTATTTACTAAAGCATCAACTTTTTCTATCTCTATATTGATCTCTAAACGCTTTTGATCTCTTTTAATCATAATATTTTTAAATGTATTATTTTCTAATTTTTTTGGAACATATATTTTTATACCAATAACTGAAATATCTTCTATATAAACATTTTTGCATATCAATGAACCATCAATATACATATCAAAATAACCAAAATCCTCTTTGCATAAAGGAAATCTTTCAAATACTCTTCTCTCTTCTAACTCCTCTTTAGAAATAATTTTGGTCCATATTTTACTATCTTCAATTTTTTCAATTTTTAATAAAAAGATATATTTTCTTTTATCATCTTTTATTACGATAAAAAAATCAGAAAATTTTCCAATGATAGAAAGATATTGCAAGGGATTTATTTTGTCAAATAAAATTTTATTATCATTTATATCTAAAACTTTTAAACTAAAAAAAAGATTAAAATCTATTCTCTTTTTACTCTCTTCACATATTCTTGTTAACTTTTTATAAGCATTATATCTTTCATTTTTTTTAAATAGCATCATTTATCCTATTATCTTTAATATATCTTTCCAATTCTTCTAAAGATTTAGCACACTCTTTTGTATCACTATGTATATTAAATATCAAATCTTTAACAAAATCCAATGAAACTTTTTGTTCATTTATTAATTTTGATATATTTTCTGTACTTTTAACGACATTATTTAATTTTGATTCTATATTTTCAAATACATCTTTTGCTTTTTCAATATCAC
Coding sequences:
- the fliG gene encoding flagellar motor switch protein FliG, which produces MEEKKSSLKGIQKAAIFLSALPEEKSVKIFKNLKEHEIERLVKAFLTVETPTKEQLKSVLDDAYNFLREISPVKLAPEHLKSILQQALPPDKLEKLLEETFSSEEGKQIFKELEKMDAKAVAGIIKDEHPQVIALILSQINPSKAAEILQYIPKRAGVTNVQEEVIQRIASIEKISNQTLKVVAHTLEEELASMGAGKEETLSGIDVAAEIVNALPKETQQEILDDIKKENEILATNIEERMFKFEDIVKLDNKAIIEILKNVDKNELLVALKGASEEILNKFLANMSKRAAEMFVEDMEVLGPMKKSDVEKAQKKIIEEIKALINKGVIDYGSGEEYV